A genomic stretch from Colwellia sp. Arc7-635 includes:
- a CDS encoding acetyltransferase codes for MSKYKSLVIIGAGGHGRVVADCAESIGVYDNIIFLDDCFDERKKNHLWSIAGPIAHWPNYCDNADFIVAVGNNVLRASLLQQLASKQSYIATLIHPTAFISDHSVIGKGVVVFANAVINVGAHIDDGCIINTAATIDHDCHIQAYCHISPGVNLAGGVIVGEFSWLGIGSSVVEYITIANNTQSGAGAVITQSTSSNTLYLGVPAKPIRSLI; via the coding sequence ATGAGTAAATATAAAAGCTTAGTCATTATTGGTGCTGGTGGTCATGGCCGTGTTGTCGCTGATTGTGCCGAAAGTATTGGAGTCTACGACAATATTATTTTTCTTGATGACTGTTTTGATGAACGTAAAAAAAATCACCTTTGGAGCATAGCAGGCCCAATAGCGCATTGGCCTAATTACTGCGATAACGCAGACTTTATCGTTGCTGTAGGCAATAACGTCTTACGGGCTAGTTTATTACAGCAACTAGCTAGCAAACAGAGCTATATCGCAACATTAATCCACCCAACCGCCTTCATCAGTGACCATAGTGTTATTGGCAAAGGTGTAGTGGTATTCGCCAACGCAGTTATTAATGTTGGGGCACATATTGACGACGGCTGTATTATTAACACCGCGGCCACCATAGATCACGATTGTCACATTCAAGCTTACTGCCATATTTCACCTGGGGTTAATCTTGCCGGCGGTGTCATTGTAGGTGAATTCTCTTGGTTAGGTATTGGTAGCTCAGTGGTTGAATATATTACCATCGCAAATAATACCCAGTCTGGTGCTGGTGCGGTTATTACTCAATCAACTTCCAGCAATACACTTTATTTGGGCGTACCCGCTAAGCCTATTCGTTCACTTATTTAA
- a CDS encoding sugar transferase, producing the protein MYKIIKRTIDILAASLALILLSPIYVIVYRKVSKNLGTPVIFNQQRPGLQGNIFTMKKFRSMRDAQDENGNTLPDSARLTAFGIKLRNSSLDELPGLWSVLKGDMSLVGPRPLLVEYLPLYSKEQSRRHDTKPGITGWAQINGRNAISWQEKFELDIWYIDHQSFWLDMKILFLTVKKVFSQADINASGEVTMSKFTGNL; encoded by the coding sequence ATGTATAAAATAATTAAACGTACTATAGATATATTAGCCGCCTCACTCGCCCTGATATTACTCTCACCTATTTATGTCATTGTTTATCGAAAAGTATCTAAAAACTTGGGCACACCGGTTATTTTTAATCAGCAACGACCAGGTTTACAAGGTAATATTTTCACCATGAAAAAATTTCGCTCAATGCGTGATGCACAAGATGAAAATGGCAATACTTTACCTGACAGTGCCCGTTTAACCGCGTTTGGTATCAAACTAAGAAACTCTAGTTTAGATGAATTACCTGGCCTATGGTCAGTATTAAAAGGTGATATGAGCTTAGTTGGACCTAGACCATTACTCGTTGAGTATTTACCTTTGTATTCTAAAGAACAATCACGACGACATGATACTAAGCCTGGAATCACTGGTTGGGCACAAATCAATGGCCGTAATGCTATTAGCTGGCAAGAAAAATTTGAGCTTGATATTTGGTATATAGATCATCAAAGTTTTTGGCTTGATATGAAAATTTTATTCCTGACGGTTAAGAAAGTATTTTCTCAAGCCGATATTAACGCAAGCGGTGAAGTCACCATGAGCAAGTTCACGGGCAACCTATGA
- a CDS encoding serine O-acetyltransferase has translation MNSTIITNRFSYLSPFMHAVVRLYYLSRWCYLKKIPLLPKLIYYFIRIVFACDVKYTADIGENVGFFHNGLGVVIHKNAKIGAGTCLYQNVTIGGNGKPEAENGIPVIGENVFIGAGAVILGPVTIGNNARIGANSVVLSDVAANTTVVGSPAKLIHKG, from the coding sequence TTGAACAGTACAATAATAACAAATCGATTTTCATATCTAAGTCCCTTTATGCACGCTGTTGTTCGTTTATATTATTTATCACGTTGGTGCTACCTAAAAAAAATTCCACTTTTACCTAAACTCATTTATTACTTTATACGCATTGTTTTTGCTTGTGACGTAAAGTACACCGCCGATATTGGTGAGAATGTTGGTTTTTTCCATAACGGTTTAGGTGTGGTCATTCATAAAAACGCTAAAATTGGTGCTGGTACTTGCTTGTACCAAAACGTCACTATTGGTGGTAATGGCAAACCTGAAGCTGAAAATGGTATTCCTGTTATTGGCGAGAATGTTTTTATTGGTGCCGGAGCGGTCATACTTGGTCCCGTTACCATCGGTAACAATGCCCGTATCGGGGCAAACTCAGTGGTACTAAGTGATGTTGCCGCTAATACCACGGTTGTTGGGTCTCCAGCTAAGTTAATTCATAAAGGCTAA
- a CDS encoding glycosyltransferase encodes MLKKCAEKRVLHVFMNLNLGGAESRIMDLFRSQNADVLRNDFLIMTEEHCHFTDEVLAKGGTIHVIDSPRQGMLNNLWQMYRLLRAQPQYTAVHAHTSYYSGLCVFIAYLAGISARITHARNTSTGNDKLSTRAMLSIGRTLSLIFATQRFAISTDSGKFLYGENAKNTSFDVVPNAFDFHKVRHKENITVQEKEKYGVDEKVLNIVCVGRFYAVKNHQFLLNIVHDLAGQRHDFCLHLIGDGELYNTLQEQVKSLGLAGKVRFWGKRSDVDQLLSLFDVMVMTSFSEGLGVAALEAQAAGLPCVLSANIPQEADIGLGLCQYLDLSLTPIEWSRVIEQQALLLPVSKADIDQQFEHRGYLLSTTRQRYLDAYLTHEKN; translated from the coding sequence ATGTTAAAAAAATGCGCGGAAAAACGCGTTTTACATGTCTTCATGAACTTAAATCTTGGTGGCGCTGAAAGTCGAATTATGGATTTATTTCGCAGTCAAAATGCTGATGTTTTGCGTAATGATTTCCTGATTATGACCGAAGAACATTGCCACTTCACTGATGAGGTACTCGCCAAAGGCGGGACGATTCATGTAATTGATAGCCCTCGACAAGGCATGTTAAATAACCTTTGGCAAATGTACCGACTGTTGCGTGCTCAACCTCAATATACAGCTGTGCATGCTCATACTTCTTACTATTCTGGTTTATGTGTTTTTATTGCTTATTTGGCAGGTATTTCTGCTCGTATTACTCATGCCCGTAATACCAGCACCGGTAATGATAAATTATCAACGCGAGCGATGTTATCGATTGGGCGAACATTGAGTTTGATATTTGCTACACAACGTTTTGCTATTTCAACCGATTCGGGCAAATTTTTATATGGTGAAAACGCAAAGAACACAAGTTTCGACGTTGTTCCTAATGCCTTTGATTTTCACAAAGTAAGGCATAAAGAAAACATTACAGTACAAGAAAAAGAAAAATACGGGGTTGACGAAAAAGTACTTAACATCGTTTGTGTAGGGCGCTTCTATGCGGTTAAAAATCATCAGTTTTTATTAAATATAGTGCATGATTTAGCTGGGCAGCGTCATGATTTTTGCTTGCATTTAATTGGCGACGGTGAGCTATACAATACGCTGCAAGAGCAAGTTAAGTCTCTAGGATTAGCTGGTAAGGTTAGGTTTTGGGGTAAAAGGTCAGATGTTGACCAATTACTGTCGTTGTTCGATGTTATGGTGATGACTTCTTTTAGTGAAGGACTCGGCGTAGCGGCGCTTGAAGCGCAAGCGGCTGGACTACCTTGTGTTTTATCAGCCAATATTCCTCAAGAGGCTGATATTGGCCTTGGGCTTTGTCAGTATCTTGATTTGAGTTTAACTCCTATAGAGTGGTCAAGGGTAATTGAGCAGCAAGCGTTGCTATTACCTGTTAGTAAAGCCGACATTGATCAACAATTTGAACATCGTGGTTATCTTCTGTCGACTACGCGTCAGCGCTATTTGGATGCTTATTTAACTCATGAAAAAAATTAG
- a CDS encoding glycosyltransferase, which translates to MKKIRILQVIPALTLGGISSVVMNWYRHLDQTKYQFDFVTFNDGPLRQEILALGGAIHLIPTIKQKPIKHLVALNKILSGAPHYDVIHVHNSFKNGVLLWLAKRKGVKVRVCHSHTSGVENRFLQPFMGILKAIVTRASNVHLACGEHAGEFLYGDKPFTVINNAISVPRYLNTATSSHAIREQFSLPVDKHIVLHVGRFSIVKNHQFLLQLAKELSLHTSIHFVCVGEGPLKEDFANKIQLEGVSERFTLLPATPEIPTLLHSANAFIMPSLFEGISVALLEAQAAGLPCLISDTIAKESDMGLDLISFHDLNNTLSWLKQLNHMKKVTLTDENVAIAFCDKGFSTEGVLLTLTALYSSCDAKCL; encoded by the coding sequence ATGAAAAAAATTAGAATATTGCAAGTCATACCTGCGCTTACGTTAGGAGGAATATCTTCTGTGGTGATGAATTGGTATCGGCATTTGGATCAAACTAAATACCAATTCGATTTTGTTACTTTTAATGATGGTCCGCTCCGGCAAGAAATTTTGGCGTTAGGTGGAGCCATACACCTTATTCCAACAATAAAGCAAAAGCCAATAAAGCATTTAGTTGCCCTTAATAAAATATTATCTGGTGCACCACATTATGATGTTATTCATGTACACAATAGTTTTAAAAATGGTGTTCTACTTTGGTTGGCAAAACGTAAGGGTGTAAAAGTACGAGTTTGTCATTCTCACACGAGCGGTGTAGAAAATAGATTTTTGCAGCCATTCATGGGCATACTTAAAGCTATTGTTACTCGAGCAAGTAATGTCCATCTTGCTTGCGGTGAACACGCAGGTGAATTTTTATATGGCGATAAACCTTTTACAGTGATTAATAATGCTATTTCAGTACCGCGATATTTAAATACCGCAACAAGTAGCCATGCGATTAGAGAGCAATTTTCATTGCCCGTAGATAAACATATAGTGCTACATGTTGGACGCTTTTCGATAGTCAAAAATCATCAGTTTCTTTTACAACTAGCCAAAGAATTATCATTGCATACTTCTATTCATTTTGTTTGTGTTGGTGAAGGGCCGCTGAAAGAAGATTTTGCTAATAAAATTCAGCTCGAAGGTGTTAGTGAGCGTTTCACACTATTACCGGCGACGCCAGAGATCCCGACTCTGCTACACAGTGCTAATGCCTTTATAATGCCGTCCTTATTTGAGGGTATTTCGGTAGCTTTGTTGGAAGCGCAAGCCGCAGGGTTACCTTGCTTAATTTCAGATACGATAGCAAAAGAATCTGATATGGGGCTTGATCTGATTTCATTTCACGATCTTAATAATACATTGTCATGGCTTAAGCAGCTGAATCATATGAAAAAAGTGACATTGACAGATGAGAACGTAGCCATAGCATTTTGTGATAAAGGTTTTTCAACTGAGGGTGTTTTACTAACACTAACAGCACTTTATAGTTCATGTGACGCTAAATGTTTGTAA
- a CDS encoding O-antigen ligase family protein has protein sequence MFVSKLARLLNVELMLCAVFITLYGITSNGLLLLLVMLVGIVCAVALPFGRSIQLVFFLLPCSEVFTQSSYISISLLTFILLAMFGRYLLTHAFETQYSQPGLLLMLLVLLYELMHILYNPVMASSTTVRWVIFFIFTSLLLFDRNKYCSFSQLRFALLCGVCISTLYGLLHQYFSPVSAQSLKTITRFAGGAGDPNNFGLFCLLLIYFYLPTIPREKIPSTTYAIIFMMLVFGALTVSRSFFIVATLSLFTYFIFYYRSALGDMFVRFLLSFNALLVLFCLSWLSGISFIADLDIFARFSGDNLSDLTGSRSDILQEYVRLFFELPYSFLLFGAGINGYLGYYNYYFLQAGLFPEVVGPHNTLLEIIISFGLIGFSLFVTYIYLGFRAERNRTANSHVFRLAWLPIIVFLLYCFSLQNLGKYGSYFILMLIVYNTYRKDA, from the coding sequence ATGTTTGTAAGTAAGTTAGCACGACTCCTTAATGTTGAACTCATGCTCTGTGCGGTATTTATTACTTTGTATGGTATTACTTCAAATGGGCTGCTATTACTACTTGTGATGCTAGTTGGTATTGTTTGCGCTGTGGCATTACCGTTTGGTCGTAGTATTCAATTAGTGTTTTTTTTACTGCCTTGTTCTGAAGTTTTTACTCAATCATCTTATATTTCAATTTCGCTATTAACCTTCATTTTGCTGGCTATGTTCGGGCGATATTTATTAACTCACGCCTTTGAAACTCAATATTCTCAGCCTGGTTTATTGTTAATGCTGTTGGTGTTACTTTATGAGTTAATGCATATTCTCTATAACCCTGTTATGGCATCTTCTACGACAGTTCGTTGGGTAATATTTTTCATTTTTACTTCGTTGTTATTATTTGATCGAAATAAATATTGTTCATTTTCTCAGCTAAGATTCGCGCTCTTATGCGGTGTATGTATTTCAACGCTGTATGGACTATTGCATCAATATTTCTCACCTGTTAGCGCCCAGTCGTTAAAAACGATTACCCGCTTTGCGGGTGGAGCAGGTGACCCTAATAATTTTGGCTTGTTCTGTTTGCTGCTTATTTACTTTTATTTGCCAACAATTCCAAGAGAGAAAATACCCTCAACAACTTATGCGATTATTTTCATGATGTTAGTATTTGGTGCGTTAACGGTGTCTCGTAGTTTCTTTATTGTTGCAACGCTGAGTTTGTTTACTTACTTTATTTTTTATTACCGTTCGGCATTGGGTGATATGTTTGTTCGCTTTTTGCTGTCGTTTAATGCTTTGCTGGTTTTATTTTGTTTATCTTGGCTAAGTGGTATTTCTTTTATTGCCGATCTAGATATCTTTGCAAGGTTTAGCGGCGATAATTTGTCAGACTTAACGGGCTCTAGAAGCGATATTTTGCAAGAGTATGTTAGGCTTTTTTTTGAGTTACCCTATAGTTTTTTACTTTTTGGTGCCGGTATTAATGGTTATTTAGGATATTATAATTATTATTTTTTGCAGGCTGGACTGTTTCCTGAGGTCGTAGGACCGCATAATACCCTGCTAGAAATAATAATAAGTTTTGGCTTAATCGGTTTTAGCTTATTTGTTACTTATATTTATTTAGGCTTTCGGGCTGAAAGAAACCGCACTGCCAATAGCCATGTTTTTCGTTTAGCTTGGCTACCCATCATAGTATTTTTATTGTACTGCTTTAGCCTTCAAAACTTAGGTAAGTATGGTAGTTATTTTATTTTAATGTTGATTGTTTATAACACTTATAGAAAAGACGCGTAG
- a CDS encoding oligosaccharide flippase family protein: MTNLSRERRNGVLLSYCSIAIRNIAALLLIPFIISHLGVSDYGIYSLVSALAGYLIVLEFGLANTTIRFLSVYKANNDKVKESEFISSIIVIYGALALIVASVGLIVWFKLPDIFYHSMTATEIILLQSAFLVLLVNVVVTLMSNSLTGIISTYQRFRFQKSTEIVVFIGRCISVVVCLKLGLGVLAIVIIDTVTNLLHSLIRFVYIRRHINIQFKARLPDKATLREIFVYSSFIALNVIVNQINWRVDNLIIGTLTNSKTLGVFNIGSQLVFSFIAFASAISNIFTPKIVQMVKQEVSKADLMAQLCTIGRYQMMVLGYVFVVFSVFGELFIHLFVGDEFSEAFWVALIPMVPFMFVLAQTSTNAVLQALNKHKIRSLLLLATAIANIVISIFLVKELGMIGAVWGTAIALFVGELLLVNIYLYRVVQLNMLYFYQELVRYSLPVILVAAIAAYFISNYISSTWLGLVVGCVLTGAVYAVCGYFFSLVPYEREEINRLIFKAKAK; this comes from the coding sequence ATGACAAATTTGAGCCGAGAGCGGCGTAATGGCGTTTTACTTAGTTATTGTTCGATAGCAATTCGAAATATTGCTGCCCTATTATTAATTCCTTTTATTATAAGTCACTTAGGTGTCAGTGATTACGGTATTTACAGCCTGGTTTCTGCCTTGGCTGGCTATTTAATTGTGTTAGAGTTTGGCTTGGCAAACACCACTATTCGTTTTTTATCTGTTTATAAAGCTAATAACGATAAGGTGAAAGAGAGTGAATTTATCAGTAGTATTATTGTCATTTATGGTGCGTTAGCGCTCATCGTTGCTAGCGTAGGTCTCATTGTTTGGTTCAAGTTACCTGATATATTTTATCACTCGATGACCGCAACAGAAATTATATTATTACAGTCAGCATTTTTAGTGTTATTGGTGAATGTTGTTGTGACGTTAATGAGTAATTCACTGACTGGAATTATTAGTACATATCAGCGTTTTCGGTTTCAAAAAAGTACTGAAATCGTAGTTTTTATTGGCCGGTGTATTAGTGTTGTTGTTTGCTTGAAGTTAGGACTTGGCGTACTAGCCATTGTAATAATTGATACTGTGACTAACTTACTACACAGCTTGATACGTTTTGTTTATATTCGTCGGCATATTAATATTCAGTTTAAAGCGCGATTGCCTGACAAAGCCACGCTCAGAGAAATCTTTGTTTATTCATCTTTTATTGCGCTCAATGTTATTGTTAATCAAATTAATTGGCGGGTAGATAACTTAATTATCGGTACGTTAACGAACAGTAAAACCTTAGGTGTTTTTAACATTGGCAGTCAATTAGTGTTCAGTTTTATCGCCTTCGCTAGTGCAATTTCTAATATTTTCACACCTAAAATAGTTCAAATGGTTAAACAAGAAGTGTCAAAAGCTGATTTGATGGCGCAGCTTTGTACTATTGGTCGTTATCAAATGATGGTTTTGGGTTATGTGTTTGTGGTTTTTTCTGTTTTTGGTGAACTGTTTATCCATTTGTTTGTTGGTGACGAGTTTTCTGAAGCCTTTTGGGTGGCTCTTATCCCCATGGTGCCCTTTATGTTCGTGTTAGCACAAACATCTACCAATGCAGTATTACAAGCACTTAATAAGCATAAAATACGGAGTCTATTGTTGTTGGCAACCGCTATTGCGAATATTGTTATCTCGATTTTCTTAGTAAAAGAACTAGGTATGATTGGTGCCGTGTGGGGTACAGCAATCGCGTTATTTGTTGGTGAACTGTTATTGGTTAATATCTATTTATATCGTGTAGTACAACTAAATATGCTTTATTTTTATCAGGAGTTAGTTCGTTACTCTTTACCCGTTATATTAGTGGCAGCAATCGCCGCATATTTTATTTCAAACTATATATCATCGACTTGGTTAGGCTTAGTTGTTGGTTGTGTGCTAACAGGTGCTGTTTATGCAGTATGCGGTTATTTTTTCAGTTTAGTACCATATGAACGAGAAGAAATTAATCGTTTAATTTTTAAGGCTAAAGCAAAATAA